One window of the Cherax quadricarinatus isolate ZL_2023a chromosome 41, ASM3850222v1, whole genome shotgun sequence genome contains the following:
- the LOC128695864 gene encoding muscle-specific protein 20: MPSRQKELEQEVMAWVEAVLGEKLPPGNFEDVFKDGVVLCHLINKIAPNSVKKIQTSGGSFKLMENIQRFQEAIKKYGVPHEEIFQTADLFERRNIPQVVLCLYSLGRITQKHPEYTGPRLGPKMAEEQKREWDEDQQRMLRDGQIGLQMGQNKGATQAGLGSMGNTRHM; this comes from the exons ATGCCG AGTCGTCAGAAGGAGCTGGAGCAGGAAGTGATGGCATGGGTGGAGGCTGTCCTGGGAGAAAAGCTCCCTCCTGGCAACTTTGAGGATGTCTTTAAGGACGGTGTTGTGCTGTGTCACCTCATCAACAAGATCGCACCCAACTCCGTCAAGAAGATCCAAACTTCTGGCGGATCTTTCAAACTCATGGAGAACAtccagag GTTCCAGGAAGCCATCAAGAAGTACGGAGTGCCCCACGAGGAGATCTTCCAGACTGCTGACCTCTTTGAGAGACGTAACATTCCTCAGGTGGTGCTCTGCCTCTACTCCCTCGGACGCATA ACGCAGAAACACCCGGAGTACACAGGACCACGTTTGGGACCCAAGATGGCAGAGGAACAGAAGCGAGAGTGGGATGAAGACCAGCAGAGGATGCTGAGGGATGGCCAGATCGGCCTCCAGATGGGACAGAACAAGGGCGCCACCCAGGCAGGCCTCGGCTCCATGGGCAACACGCGTCATATGTAA